Proteins found in one Lutimonas zeaxanthinifaciens genomic segment:
- a CDS encoding M23 family metallopeptidase, with amino-acid sequence MKKAIVLILGLFLLLSCQKESKDGITEEAPEEVKPVIIEEFGYVLNDYKVIKDTIQKGESFGEILDRHHIEYPEIYKIAAAAKDTFDIRKLRAGKPYTVLAKNDSTERAQVFIYQPNKVEYLIVDFTDSIQTKFGRKEVKIVEKTASGIIESSLSEAIESQNLNYILAHEMSDIYAWTIDFFHLQKGDKFKLIYEEKFINDTIPVGIGNIKAAYFVHKDSPIYAFNFITDSTKNVNDYYDDKAKTLRRQFLKSPIKFSRISSRYNLKRRIKYYGNRVRAHRGTDFAASVGTPIMSTANGTVIESRYRGGNGNYVKVRHNSTYSTQYLHMKKRAVKKGDYVKQGDVIGYVGMTGNTSGPHVCYRFWKNGKQVDPFRQKLPSAEPIKEHLKDDYFVYIAPLKEQLDEVPERYLETEVAANLSTD; translated from the coding sequence GTGAAGAAAGCTATTGTTTTAATTCTGGGATTGTTCCTTCTTCTTTCTTGTCAGAAAGAATCAAAAGACGGGATTACTGAAGAGGCCCCTGAAGAAGTAAAACCGGTTATAATTGAAGAGTTTGGCTATGTTCTTAACGATTATAAGGTAATCAAAGATACCATACAAAAAGGAGAAAGTTTTGGCGAGATACTTGACCGGCACCATATTGAATATCCCGAAATTTACAAAATTGCTGCTGCTGCAAAAGATACATTTGACATTCGCAAACTAAGAGCAGGCAAACCTTACACTGTACTTGCAAAAAACGATTCTACTGAAAGGGCTCAGGTCTTTATTTATCAACCCAACAAAGTTGAATACCTCATCGTGGATTTTACTGATTCCATTCAAACTAAATTTGGAAGAAAGGAAGTTAAAATCGTTGAGAAAACAGCTTCAGGAATTATTGAGTCCTCCCTATCAGAAGCTATTGAAAGTCAAAATTTAAATTATATCCTTGCCCATGAAATGAGTGATATCTATGCATGGACCATTGATTTCTTTCATCTCCAAAAGGGAGACAAATTCAAACTCATCTATGAGGAAAAGTTTATCAATGATACAATTCCAGTTGGCATAGGAAACATTAAGGCCGCCTATTTTGTTCATAAGGATAGCCCGATTTATGCCTTTAACTTTATCACGGATTCAACCAAAAATGTCAACGACTACTACGATGATAAGGCGAAAACCCTGAGAAGGCAATTTTTAAAATCTCCCATTAAATTCAGTAGGATTTCTTCGAGATACAACTTAAAGCGTCGGATCAAATATTATGGAAACAGAGTCAGGGCACACAGAGGAACTGATTTTGCAGCAAGTGTGGGAACTCCTATCATGAGTACCGCAAACGGCACAGTGATCGAATCCAGATACAGAGGAGGGAACGGCAACTATGTAAAGGTAAGGCATAATTCTACATATAGTACGCAGTATTTACATATGAAAAAGAGAGCCGTGAAAAAAGGAGACTACGTAAAACAGGGAGATGTTATTGGCTATGTGGGGATGACGGGAAACACTTCAGGTCCACATGTATGTTATCGGTTCTGGAAAAACGGGAAACAAGTTGATCCGTTCAGACAGAAATTACCTTCGGCAGAACCTATTAAAGAACATTTAAAGGACGACTATTTTGTCTATATCGCTCCTTTAAAAGAGCAGCTTGATGAAGTTCCAGAGCGCTATCTGGAAACAGAAGTGGCTGCCAACCTATCTACAGATTAA
- the pgi gene encoding glucose-6-phosphate isomerase: MSLFNINPTKTASWKELIKHYEETKDVHMKSLFLEDSDRKDKMSLQFEDLNLDFSKNRMTEKTMNLLVELAKECELEDAIEKYFGGDKINETENRAVLHTALRNKDANPILVDGKDVMPEVNETLNKIEAFTEEVVNGSFKGYSGKSFTDVVNIGIGGSDLGPNMVVEGLHFYKNHLNTHFVSNIDGDHVAEVIKDLNPETTLFVIVSKTFTTQETLTNAETIKKWFLQSAKEDDIQYNFVAVSTNLEKVKNFGIDEKNIFTMWNWVGGRYSLWSAVGLSISLAIGFENFRKFLDGAYAMDQHFKKTDFSKNIPVIMALISIWYNNFFGSESEVVIPYTQYLQKLAPFLQQLSMESNGKSVDRNGEEVTYQTGNIIWGNTGTNVQHAFMQLVHQGTKLIPVDFIGFKESLHGNEDHHQKLMANFYAQAEALYAGKTAEEVHLDMKISGDEKKINHLLPFKVFNGNRPSNMFLIEKLDPRSLGSLISSYEHKTFVQGIIWNIYSFDQFGVELGKELANKLLIK; this comes from the coding sequence ATGTCATTATTTAATATCAATCCAACGAAGACCGCTTCTTGGAAAGAACTCATAAAACATTATGAAGAAACAAAAGATGTTCATATGAAATCTTTGTTTCTTGAAGACAGCGACAGAAAAGATAAAATGTCTTTGCAATTTGAAGATCTAAATCTTGATTTTTCAAAGAACAGGATGACGGAGAAGACCATGAACTTGCTGGTGGAACTTGCAAAAGAATGTGAGCTTGAGGATGCCATTGAAAAGTACTTTGGAGGAGATAAAATAAATGAAACAGAAAACAGGGCAGTTTTGCACACGGCATTGAGAAATAAAGATGCAAACCCTATTCTTGTGGATGGTAAGGATGTGATGCCTGAAGTCAATGAAACACTGAACAAAATAGAAGCCTTTACTGAGGAGGTTGTAAACGGGAGTTTTAAGGGATATTCAGGAAAGTCTTTCACTGATGTTGTAAACATCGGAATTGGCGGATCCGATCTTGGCCCGAACATGGTCGTAGAGGGGCTGCACTTTTACAAGAATCACTTAAATACACATTTCGTATCGAACATTGACGGTGACCATGTAGCTGAAGTGATCAAAGATCTTAATCCTGAAACCACTCTGTTTGTCATTGTTTCAAAAACTTTTACTACCCAGGAAACACTTACCAATGCCGAAACTATTAAAAAATGGTTTTTACAGTCGGCTAAAGAGGATGATATTCAATATAATTTTGTGGCGGTTTCGACGAATCTCGAAAAAGTGAAAAATTTTGGAATCGACGAAAAGAACATTTTTACCATGTGGAACTGGGTGGGAGGCCGTTATTCTCTCTGGAGCGCTGTTGGTTTATCAATAAGCCTTGCTATTGGATTTGAAAATTTTAGAAAGTTCCTTGACGGGGCCTATGCCATGGATCAGCACTTTAAAAAAACCGATTTCAGTAAAAACATTCCTGTAATAATGGCTTTGATCAGTATCTGGTATAATAATTTCTTCGGATCAGAATCAGAAGTTGTAATTCCCTACACACAATATCTTCAAAAGCTCGCACCATTTTTACAACAGTTGTCGATGGAAAGTAATGGTAAATCTGTCGATCGAAACGGAGAAGAAGTAACCTATCAAACGGGGAATATTATATGGGGAAATACCGGAACCAATGTTCAACATGCCTTTATGCAACTCGTTCATCAGGGTACCAAGTTGATCCCGGTTGATTTTATTGGTTTCAAAGAGTCTTTGCACGGCAACGAAGATCACCACCAAAAATTAATGGCCAACTTTTATGCCCAGGCAGAGGCACTATATGCCGGTAAAACAGCCGAAGAAGTGCATTTGGATATGAAAATTTCTGGTGATGAAAAGAAGATAAATCATTTACTTCCTTTCAAAGTATTCAACGGAAACAGGCCTTCAAACATGTTTTTGATCGAAAAATTGGACCCGAGAAGCCTTGGGTCACTGATTTCCAGTTACGAACATAAAACTTTTGTTCAGGGTATCATATGGAATATTTATAGTTTTGACCAATTTGGCGTGGAATTGGGTAAAGAATTAGCAAATAAGTTATTGATTAAATAA
- a CDS encoding TonB-dependent receptor, which translates to MNTFQKFFTVALFLMTAMVYSQTTVSGTVVDASGPVPGANVLEKGTSNGTSTDFDGKFSIQVQEGKGVLEISFVGMVTTEFAFTAAEGQNIDAGTITLSNDNNVLEEVILTGTIDIAKSRETPVAVSTIRAIDIQENLGTQELPEILNLTPSVYATKQGGGFGDSRINIRGFDQRNTAVMINGQPVNDMENGWVYWSNWAGLSDVTTAMQVQRGLGSSKLAISSVGGTINVITRTSTAREGGTVATTFGNDNYTKVQGSYSTGLLESGFSASILISHTQGDGYVDGTKFEGNNYFIGLGYKFNDAHDLQFIFTGAPQWHHQKSFAPSIADHQLYQKNGPDPDATTPNRKYNGDWGYFDGKEYSFRRNFYHKPVMSLNWEWVINDKMRLSTVVYGSWGRGGGTGEIGRINGRRQFQLKTPSGLIPVDDIFNWNSGGSVPSFGDDRTKFDNAYSNTGNNGHPDGGGRNGSDNGISRRASMNSHNWYGGIINFHDDINENWSFDVGADLRTYKGIHYRVVNDVLGADNYIDYDNQNNRPNKIEPDQFVEASPSWNPWDNIQDQEKIDYYNDGLVNWQGLFGQLEYKNDKISAFVQASFSNQGFQRVEYFNEPPESQKSEKQNQTGGNIKGGLNYNINENHNIFGNAGYYSKQPLFDAVFINFSNTINPDLVNEKIIGLEFGYGYTSPKFSLNANFYRTEWADRFESSSVQIGDFRGVANYQGIKQVHMGMEVDFLWRVLDNLRINGMASFGNWEYQGDAEADIFDESQNYVGSSTLYLDGVKVGDAAQVTAALGASYTFFRNFKAGLNWRLASSLYADIDVTDFVDEDNDGSLELPSFNLMDARLSYNWQLKGKNSLEFSVNVNNLFDTLYISESETNRFAEDGDDTWKGINTRNRVFFGWGRTWNTAVRFRF; encoded by the coding sequence ATGAATACTTTTCAAAAGTTTTTTACTGTTGCTTTGTTTTTAATGACAGCAATGGTTTATTCTCAAACAACGGTTAGTGGTACTGTTGTGGATGCAAGCGGACCTGTTCCGGGAGCAAACGTGTTGGAAAAAGGAACTTCCAACGGAACTTCAACGGATTTTGATGGTAAGTTCTCTATCCAGGTTCAGGAAGGTAAAGGTGTATTGGAAATTTCTTTTGTTGGAATGGTAACAACAGAATTTGCCTTTACTGCTGCTGAAGGACAGAATATTGACGCGGGGACCATCACTTTATCTAATGATAATAATGTGTTGGAAGAAGTCATTCTGACAGGAACTATTGATATTGCGAAAAGCAGGGAAACTCCTGTTGCGGTTTCAACAATCAGAGCAATAGACATTCAGGAAAATTTAGGAACTCAGGAATTACCGGAAATCTTAAACCTTACTCCTTCAGTATATGCGACAAAGCAAGGAGGTGGATTTGGAGATTCAAGGATCAACATTCGTGGATTTGACCAGAGAAATACAGCGGTTATGATCAATGGTCAACCTGTAAATGACATGGAAAACGGTTGGGTATACTGGTCAAACTGGGCTGGTTTATCTGATGTAACAACAGCCATGCAGGTTCAAAGAGGACTTGGTTCTTCCAAGCTTGCTATTTCCTCTGTTGGTGGTACGATCAATGTAATCACAAGAACCTCTACTGCAAGAGAAGGAGGTACCGTTGCTACCACATTTGGAAATGACAATTATACCAAGGTTCAAGGTTCTTATAGTACAGGCCTTTTAGAAAGCGGTTTTTCAGCAAGTATTCTTATCAGCCATACTCAGGGAGATGGATACGTTGATGGAACTAAATTTGAAGGAAACAACTATTTCATAGGTCTTGGATATAAATTCAATGACGCACATGACTTACAGTTCATCTTTACAGGGGCGCCTCAATGGCACCACCAAAAGAGTTTTGCTCCGTCAATTGCAGATCATCAACTATACCAGAAGAACGGACCTGACCCTGACGCGACAACTCCGAATAGAAAATACAATGGTGACTGGGGATACTTTGACGGTAAAGAATATAGTTTCAGAAGAAACTTCTATCATAAGCCTGTAATGTCATTGAATTGGGAATGGGTTATTAACGATAAGATGAGATTGTCCACAGTTGTCTATGGTTCTTGGGGCCGTGGAGGTGGAACAGGTGAAATTGGTAGAATCAACGGAAGAAGACAATTTCAGCTGAAAACTCCTTCAGGATTGATCCCGGTTGACGATATTTTCAACTGGAACTCCGGAGGCTCTGTACCAAGTTTCGGAGATGACAGAACCAAATTTGATAATGCGTATTCAAACACAGGAAATAACGGACACCCTGACGGAGGTGGAAGAAACGGATCAGACAATGGTATTTCACGAAGAGCTTCTATGAACAGCCATAACTGGTATGGCGGTATCATCAATTTCCACGATGATATCAATGAAAACTGGAGTTTTGACGTTGGTGCCGACCTACGTACATATAAAGGTATCCATTACAGAGTAGTGAATGATGTATTGGGAGCTGATAATTACATCGACTACGATAACCAAAACAACAGACCAAATAAGATCGAACCCGATCAATTTGTAGAAGCATCTCCAAGCTGGAACCCTTGGGATAACATTCAAGATCAGGAAAAAATTGACTACTATAATGATGGTTTGGTAAACTGGCAAGGGTTATTCGGACAGCTTGAATACAAAAATGACAAAATTTCTGCATTCGTTCAGGCTTCTTTCTCAAATCAGGGATTCCAGAGAGTTGAGTATTTCAATGAGCCGCCAGAATCGCAAAAATCTGAAAAACAAAATCAAACAGGTGGAAATATTAAAGGTGGTTTGAACTATAACATCAACGAAAACCATAATATTTTTGGTAATGCAGGTTATTACTCAAAACAACCTTTATTCGATGCGGTGTTTATCAACTTTAGTAACACCATCAATCCTGATCTGGTTAATGAAAAAATTATTGGATTGGAATTTGGATATGGTTATACGAGCCCGAAATTCTCGTTAAACGCAAACTTCTACAGAACGGAATGGGCTGATAGATTTGAATCGAGTTCAGTTCAAATTGGTGACTTCCGTGGTGTTGCCAACTATCAGGGTATCAAACAGGTTCATATGGGAATGGAAGTTGATTTCCTTTGGAGGGTACTTGACAACCTTAGAATAAACGGTATGGCATCATTCGGAAACTGGGAATACCAGGGCGATGCAGAGGCTGATATCTTTGACGAGAGTCAAAATTATGTTGGAAGTTCTACTTTGTACCTTGATGGTGTAAAGGTTGGAGATGCAGCACAGGTAACTGCAGCCTTAGGCGCTAGTTATACCTTCTTTAGAAACTTTAAAGCTGGATTAAACTGGAGACTTGCAAGCAGTCTTTATGCTGATATTGATGTTACTGATTTTGTGGATGAAGACAATGATGGTTCACTTGAACTACCTTCCTTCAATCTTATGGATGCTAGATTGTCTTACAACTGGCAATTAAAAGGTAAAAACTCTCTTGAATTCAGTGTAAATGTGAATAACTTATTCGATACATTGTACATTTCAGAATCTGAAACTAACAGATTCGCAGAAGATGGAGATGATACATGGAAAGGAATTAACACAAGAAACAGAGTCTTTTTTGGATGGGGTAGAACTTGGAATACTGCCGTTAGATTCAGATTCTAA
- a CDS encoding lysophospholipid acyltransferase family protein, protein MAQFLKLISYPLSVIHYFFFGLLLLVFHPIQWLAFNVFGKNAHRETVIVLNKCLTFSLYFLFSRVKFINKHKIPENVPLIIVSNHQSTYDIPPMYAYLGKYYPNFVSKIELGKGIPSVSYNLRHGNNVLIDRKDRRQSINALMNFGEKIEKEKLTAVIFPEGTRSKTAVPKPFRENGLKMMVKKAPSCFVIPLSINNSWRLVRKGAFPLGVGIKVTMEVHEPIKADSIPFPELMEKTENQIKEALLKLNPTEA, encoded by the coding sequence ATGGCACAGTTCTTAAAACTAATTTCTTACCCTTTATCGGTAATCCATTATTTTTTCTTTGGGTTGCTTTTATTGGTTTTTCACCCTATTCAATGGCTGGCCTTTAATGTTTTTGGTAAAAATGCACACCGGGAGACGGTAATCGTTCTAAATAAGTGCCTGACTTTTAGCCTGTATTTTCTATTTTCAAGAGTGAAATTCATCAATAAGCACAAGATACCCGAAAACGTTCCATTGATCATCGTTTCAAATCATCAAAGTACTTATGATATTCCTCCTATGTATGCATATCTTGGGAAGTATTATCCGAATTTTGTCTCAAAAATAGAATTGGGTAAGGGAATTCCAAGTGTATCCTATAACCTAAGGCATGGAAACAATGTGTTAATCGATCGAAAAGATCGGAGGCAGTCGATAAATGCCCTGATGAATTTCGGAGAAAAGATCGAAAAAGAAAAACTTACTGCAGTCATCTTTCCCGAAGGAACAAGAAGTAAAACTGCGGTTCCAAAACCATTTCGAGAAAACGGACTGAAAATGATGGTTAAAAAAGCCCCATCATGTTTCGTTATTCCACTATCAATTAATAATTCCTGGCGTCTGGTAAGGAAGGGTGCTTTCCCTTTAGGTGTTGGTATTAAGGTAACCATGGAGGTTCATGAACCGATCAAGGCAGATTCAATACCATTTCCGGAACTCATGGAAAAAACTGAAAATCAAATTAAAGAAGCCTTATTAAAACTAAATCCAACCGAAGCCTAG
- a CDS encoding amidohydrolase produces MDNTIKTLNLSLIQTDNIWQQIDANLDHLESKLLALSDNSDLILLPELFTTGFTMDAKSVSEGMNGKGVQWMKAMAAKHDSVLIGSLLIEEEGNYYNRLITALPNQDILTYDKRHLFSFAGEDKVFTAGIQRLIFQYKGFKICPMICYDLRFPVWARNTEDFDLLLYVANWPQARISAWDTLLRARAIENLCYTAGLNRVGTDANDLTYNGHSAVYDAMGTQIFSFEEGQQANGTVSLDLEHIRNTRAQFRFLEDRDDFDIKKG; encoded by the coding sequence ATGGACAATACGATAAAGACTTTAAACCTATCCTTGATTCAGACAGACAATATTTGGCAGCAAATTGATGCTAATCTGGATCATTTAGAATCAAAACTTCTTGCTTTATCTGATAATTCAGACCTGATTCTTTTACCTGAGCTTTTTACTACCGGATTTACGATGGATGCAAAATCTGTTTCAGAGGGAATGAACGGTAAAGGAGTACAATGGATGAAAGCAATGGCAGCTAAACATGATTCTGTACTTATAGGCAGTTTACTGATAGAGGAGGAGGGAAACTATTACAATCGACTGATCACCGCCTTACCAAATCAAGATATTTTAACCTATGACAAGAGGCATTTGTTTTCATTTGCAGGAGAGGATAAAGTCTTTACCGCCGGAATCCAAAGACTGATTTTTCAGTACAAGGGATTTAAAATTTGTCCGATGATCTGTTATGATTTGCGATTTCCGGTCTGGGCCCGAAACACAGAAGATTTTGATCTGTTGCTCTATGTTGCGAACTGGCCTCAGGCAAGAATATCAGCTTGGGATACTTTACTCAGAGCGAGAGCGATTGAAAACTTATGCTATACCGCAGGCTTAAACAGGGTGGGGACCGATGCCAATGATTTGACATACAACGGTCATTCAGCTGTTTATGATGCCATGGGAACGCAAATTTTTTCCTTTGAAGAAGGTCAACAGGCCAATGGGACGGTTTCATTGGATCTCGAACATATCCGAAATACGAGAGCTCAGTTTCGTTTTCTGGAAGACCGAGATGATTTTGATATAAAAAAGGGTTGA
- a CDS encoding methionine aminotransferase — MPTFPYQPSSKLPNAETSIFAVMSKLASEENAINLSQGYPDFPSSPELIALVNKAMQEGYNQYAPMPGIYSLREAIAEKIATLYGMAYDPDSEITVTAGATQAIYTIVSALIEKDDEVIIFAPAYDSYDPTVRLNGGKTVEIELQAPDFGVDWNEVKARISPRTKMIIINSPHNPTGTVLSKEDMLNLEELVKDTGIIILSDEVYEHLIYDNQEHQSIARFPILAQRSFLVASFGKTFHNTGWKMGYCAGPAALMAEFRKVHQFNVFSVNHPVQKALAQYLRNENNYLSLPEFFQAKRDLFLNAIKDSKFKFKPSSGTYFQLLNYSSISVENDFELAQKWTTEKKVASIPVSSFYLDKTDNKVLRFCFAKSDETLLKGAEILNRF, encoded by the coding sequence ATGCCAACTTTTCCATATCAACCTTCATCTAAATTACCGAATGCCGAAACGAGTATTTTCGCCGTAATGAGTAAACTGGCCTCGGAAGAAAATGCCATTAATTTGTCACAGGGATACCCGGATTTTCCGTCTTCCCCGGAATTGATCGCTTTGGTGAACAAAGCCATGCAGGAGGGATATAATCAATATGCCCCTATGCCTGGCATATATAGCCTGCGAGAGGCGATTGCAGAAAAGATAGCTACACTTTACGGTATGGCTTATGATCCTGATTCGGAAATTACTGTAACTGCGGGTGCGACACAGGCAATTTACACTATAGTGTCGGCACTGATTGAAAAAGATGACGAGGTAATTATTTTTGCTCCTGCCTATGATTCATATGACCCCACTGTCCGTTTGAATGGTGGAAAGACTGTGGAAATAGAGCTGCAGGCTCCTGATTTTGGCGTGGATTGGAATGAAGTTAAGGCCCGTATTTCTCCCAGGACCAAGATGATCATTATCAATAGTCCTCATAACCCGACAGGAACCGTATTGAGCAAAGAGGACATGCTTAATCTGGAAGAGCTGGTTAAAGATACCGGTATTATTATATTAAGTGATGAAGTTTATGAGCATTTGATCTATGACAACCAGGAACATCAGAGTATTGCTCGTTTTCCGATATTGGCCCAAAGGAGTTTTTTAGTTGCTTCTTTCGGGAAAACCTTCCATAACACAGGTTGGAAAATGGGCTATTGCGCGGGGCCTGCGGCATTAATGGCTGAATTTAGAAAAGTACACCAGTTTAATGTGTTCAGTGTGAATCATCCTGTCCAGAAAGCCTTGGCTCAATATCTCAGAAACGAGAATAATTATTTGAGCCTACCTGAGTTTTTTCAGGCAAAAAGAGATCTTTTTCTCAATGCGATAAAAGATTCAAAGTTCAAATTTAAGCCCTCCAGTGGAACTTATTTTCAATTGCTCAACTACAGTTCCATTTCAGTTGAAAATGATTTTGAACTGGCTCAAAAATGGACCACGGAAAAAAAAGTAGCCTCGATTCCGGTTTCTTCCTTTTATTTAGACAAAACAGACAACAAGGTGCTTCGGTTTTGTTTTGCAAAAAGTGATGAAACTCTTTTAAAAGGGGCAGAAATCCTCAATCGGTTCTAA